In the genome of Triticum urartu cultivar G1812 chromosome 5, Tu2.1, whole genome shotgun sequence, one region contains:
- the LOC125508773 gene encoding uncharacterized protein LOC125508773 isoform X3, with the protein MSMELSGDEGGFEKALLKFYLNQKVKCLKRKLSSTVRRSVVSPPWLTGESGARIDLYHLTDLVKAGRWDEAIDHLSCFLPCDLALGAHGRVLLHFLRVHKAVHDIVSGAPESRAVSAALRICFTKNFTINHAITKLRTILWSLHSSSGFRDSLDFGRVRDKAASTVVYLAYQTPELREHMKEARGPAEPHNVLPIGFGFRPRRHVKRGPIPGSVLVKHYLHKRRMLASSISSHCEGSSSESLIKAKEWMVDLVDSYLEAGKRHQGYPLQYVCTPMVHKGAPVDPFSRSNLGTFRSPARNPGMSSDTDFDLLVLKTKEWAIYLIDLLVLKTKEWAIYLIDQRLEAWPDLSQGHEYPFRCVNKDGFPVARISQTIPVTLVGHAKSFALSSLTKAEVPSFIQVLHPLEGPARNYGIPPVTNAGGLPSQAMSAILAPPYDQFLITTEKDAGALSSKAMSAILASPSKYIKANADALPSETMSPIWASPYENSLVSTMTNAGTHKHLSQEHCYTENVCQDFSPRKNPRMELTTVGQGFNPKRQRTTPV; encoded by the exons ATGTCTATG GAACTTTCTGGTGATGAAGGAGGTTTTGAGAAAGCTCTTCTGAAGTTCTATTTGAATCAA AAAGTAAAATGCTTGAAGAGGAAATTATCATCTACTGTGAGAAGGAGTGTCGTTAGTCCCCCTTG GCTTACCGGCGAGTCGGGTGCGCGCATCGACCTGTACCATCTGACCGACCTTGTCAAGGCGGGCCGGTGGGACGAGGCCATCGACCATCTCTCCTGCTTCCTGCCGTGCGACCTTGCTCTGGGCGCCCACGGCCGCGTCCTCCTCCACTTCCTCCGCGTGCACAAGGCCGTCCACGACATCGTCTCCGGGGCGCCCGAGAGCCGTGCCGTCTCTGCAGCTCTCAGGATATGCTTCACCAAGAATTTTACCATCAACCACGCCATCACCAAGCTCCGCACCATCCTCTGGTCCCTCCACTCCTCCAGCGGATTCAG GGACTCCCTGGACTTTGGGCGCGTGAGAGACAAAGCGGCGTCCACTGTCGTTTACTTGGCTTATCAAACTCCAGAGTTGAGAGAACATATGAAAGAGGCGCGTGGCCCAGCGGAACCCCACAATGTACTCCCCATTGGCTTCGG CTTCCGTCCAAGGCGCCATGTGAAGCGAGGCCCCATCCCGGGCTCTGTTCTTGTCAAGCACTATCTTCATAAGAGGAGGAT GCTTGCTTCTTCGATATCAAGTCACTGTGAAGGGTCAAGTTCTG AATCGTTAATTAAGGCAAAAGAATGGATGGTGGATCTTGTTG ATTCATATTTGGAAGCTGGTAAGCGGCATCAAGGGTATCCACTTCAATATGTTTGTACTCCAATGGTACACAAAG GTGCTCCTGTTGATCCATTCTCGCGGAGTAATCTTGGTACATTCAGAAGTCCGGCTAGAAATCCTGGCATGTCATCAGACACCGATTTCG ACTTGTTAGTCCTCAAGACAAAGGAATGGGCGATTTACCTTATAG ACTTGTTAGTCCTCAAGACAAAGGAATGGGCGATTTACCTTATAG ATCAACGGCTGGAAGCTTGGCCGGACCTTAGTCAAGGGCATGAGTATCCATTTCGATGTGTCAATAAGGATG GTTTTCCAGTTGCCCGAATTTCGCAGACTATCCCTGTTACCTTGGTGGGGCATGCTAAAAGTTTTGCACTTTCATCACTAACAAAAGCAG AAGTTCCATCCTTCATTCAGGTGCTCCATCCTTTGGAAGGTCCTGCTAGAAACTATGGGATCCCACCAGTGACAAATGCAG GTGGTCTACCTTCACAGGCCATGTCTGCTATCTTGGCACCTCCTTATGACCAGTTCTTGATTACAACAGAGAAAGATGCAG GTGCTCTGTCCTCAAAGGCCATGTCTGCTATCTTGGCATCTCCTTCTAAATATATCAAGGCAAATGCAG ATGCTCTACCCTCAGAGACTATGTCTCCTATCTGGGCATCTCCTTATGAAAACTCTCTGGTCTCGACAATGACAAATGCAG